In the genome of Enterococcus hirae ATCC 9790, one region contains:
- a CDS encoding Gp15 family bacteriophage protein: protein MRLNDPLVTSIEFEGKEYSIDLAFDNVLDVFDILADESLFPEEKINMSLELLVDDFEEQFQGTIEQQFLFFHSIFSTYINTEEDEIETDRLGNPLPKKPTKHTKLIDLVQDAKYIYASFRQIGINLFEEQGKLSWEEFQALLESLPDDTVLAKIIQIRTWKPSKGESTEEKARMKELQKKYALSDAEGGEDDE, encoded by the coding sequence ATGCGGTTAAACGATCCGTTAGTCACCTCGATTGAATTTGAAGGCAAAGAATATTCGATTGATTTAGCTTTTGATAATGTTTTAGATGTTTTCGACATATTAGCTGATGAAAGTTTATTCCCTGAAGAAAAAATAAATATGAGCTTAGAACTGTTGGTCGATGACTTTGAAGAACAATTTCAAGGGACAATCGAACAACAGTTTTTATTCTTTCATTCTATTTTTAGTACTTATATTAACACGGAAGAAGATGAGATAGAAACCGATCGATTAGGCAATCCGCTACCAAAAAAGCCGACAAAACACACGAAATTAATCGATTTAGTTCAGGATGCCAAGTATATCTATGCTTCGTTTAGGCAGATAGGAATTAATCTATTCGAAGAACAAGGGAAATTATCATGGGAAGAATTTCAAGCATTACTTGAAAGTTTACCAGATGATACTGTCTTGGCAAAAATTATTCAAATTCGTACTTGGAAACCGAGCAAAGGCGAATCAACAGAAGAAAAAGCTCGAATGAAAGAGCTTCAGAAGAAATATGCATTGTCAGATGCAGAGGGAGGTGAGGACGATGAGTGA
- a CDS encoding phage tail protein, giving the protein MYLVTIYTNDGEIVIHSPYANAVKLIDPTIDFGLSLEVDKFTFQMLPTFPGYSSIDALTTRITVKNIQTDKIVFSGRVVLPKESFSEDGTLFKEITCESEKGYLNDSIQSYYKAQNITPKQFFTHIIQEHNKQVEEHKQFLVGTVEVTNSTDNVYKFIDDTATTYETIKEKCLETFGGEIRIRRGEGVNFIDWLNSSGMNGSQTIELKKNMLSVSRTMDPNEIITILKPRGARIEAPEGETSDVSMPRITIEKVNNGRDYLIDEQKRARFGSIAGSVVWDDVHEPDILLAKAKQWLASQKVSTNQFQISAVDLFPIGLAVDQFEVGNWHVVKNKWLGLDENIRIVGMQLKLNEIEKSTLTFGNKLKTQEQYNADISSAKSSVTTMASGVEQQQTNIVAINKNVAVFTEDIRAEMNVLQKSFADIFNNFSAMENEFNTFTSIIHEYNQRITALENTINGGSGNGRV; this is encoded by the coding sequence ATGTATTTAGTGACGATTTATACGAATGATGGGGAAATCGTGATCCATTCACCTTACGCTAATGCAGTAAAACTAATTGATCCAACGATTGATTTTGGTTTGTCCTTAGAAGTAGATAAATTTACTTTTCAGATGTTGCCGACGTTTCCTGGTTATAGTTCTATTGATGCATTGACTACTCGAATAACAGTTAAGAATATTCAAACAGATAAAATCGTGTTTTCTGGAAGAGTGGTTTTACCAAAAGAGAGTTTTTCAGAAGACGGAACACTTTTTAAAGAAATCACTTGTGAATCTGAAAAAGGATATTTGAATGATAGTATTCAAAGTTATTACAAAGCCCAAAATATCACGCCCAAACAATTTTTTACGCATATTATTCAAGAGCATAATAAACAAGTAGAAGAACATAAGCAGTTTTTAGTGGGAACAGTAGAAGTGACGAATTCGACAGATAATGTTTATAAGTTTATTGATGATACAGCAACTACCTATGAAACGATAAAAGAAAAATGTTTAGAGACTTTTGGTGGTGAAATACGAATCAGACGAGGAGAAGGAGTTAATTTCATTGATTGGTTAAACAGTTCAGGAATGAATGGTTCACAAACTATCGAATTGAAGAAAAATATGTTGTCTGTTTCAAGAACGATGGATCCAAATGAAATTATTACAATTCTAAAACCTCGAGGTGCAAGAATTGAAGCACCCGAGGGTGAAACTTCTGATGTTTCTATGCCTCGAATAACCATTGAGAAAGTTAATAATGGACGTGACTATTTAATCGATGAGCAGAAGCGAGCTCGTTTTGGATCTATTGCAGGTTCGGTTGTTTGGGATGATGTTCATGAACCGGATATCTTGTTAGCTAAAGCAAAGCAATGGTTAGCTTCACAGAAGGTATCTACAAATCAGTTTCAAATTTCAGCAGTAGATTTATTCCCGATTGGTTTAGCTGTTGATCAATTTGAAGTAGGAAATTGGCATGTGGTTAAGAATAAATGGTTAGGACTTGATGAAAATATTCGAATTGTTGGTATGCAGTTGAAGTTAAATGAGATAGAAAAATCGACGTTAACTTTTGGGAACAAGTTGAAGACACAGGAACAGTATAATGCTGATATTTCTTCGGCCAAGTCATCAGTAACGACAATGGCGTCTGGAGTTGAGCAGCAGCAGACAAATATTGTCGCAATAAATAAGAATGTAGCAGTTTTTACTGAAGATATTCGTGCAGAGATGAATGTTTTGCAAAAAAGTTTCGCTGATATATTTAATAATTTTTCAGCGATGGAAAATGAATTCAATACATTTACAAGTATTATTCATGAGTATAATCAACGAATTACAGCGTTAGAAAACACAATAAATGGAGGTAGTGGTAATGGCAGAGTATAG
- a CDS encoding Abi family protein: MISKPFKTLDNQIDILISRGLVVSDKEVTKSILLRENYYNVINGYKDIFLDKSYGSSEKFIENTNFNEIYRLYSLDRDFRNHIFKYLLMFETNLKTIIAYRFAEKFPEKNAYLNANCYTKEPSSLDNVLINIANLSKIIQREKKKKYSNSIKHYLENHSHIPIWVLINNLTFGETSYLFNSLTNDLQEKIARDFSVKFKREYNTKNDVSVGALKQIIKAVNFYRNICAHEEVLYSKKIGALKEKNFKKYYDNSVLNEIKKGSLFGLLAMLKLVLSLEDLNQLLLSIYFPLVINDKLGIFETISITTIKLKMGFIEGWEYKISNFIEMNSGLLKIFEDKEEFK; encoded by the coding sequence ATGATTAGCAAACCGTTTAAAACATTAGATAATCAGATTGATATTTTGATAAGTAGAGGACTGGTTGTTTCCGACAAAGAGGTAACTAAGTCTATTCTTTTGAGAGAAAATTACTATAATGTTATTAATGGATACAAAGATATCTTTTTAGATAAAAGCTATGGTAGTTCTGAAAAATTTATTGAAAATACAAATTTTAATGAAATTTATCGTTTGTATTCTTTAGATAGAGACTTTAGAAACCATATATTTAAATATTTATTGATGTTTGAAACTAATTTAAAAACTATTATTGCATATAGATTTGCAGAAAAATTTCCCGAAAAGAATGCGTATTTAAACGCAAATTGCTATACAAAAGAACCTAGTTCTTTGGATAATGTATTAATAAATATAGCTAATTTATCTAAAATAATTCAGAGAGAAAAAAAGAAAAAATACAGTAATTCAATAAAACATTATTTAGAAAATCATTCACATATACCAATATGGGTACTAATTAATAATTTAACTTTTGGCGAAACATCATATCTTTTTAATTCTTTAACAAATGATTTACAAGAAAAAATTGCTAGAGATTTTAGTGTAAAATTTAAAAGAGAATATAATACAAAAAATGACGTATCAGTTGGTGCTTTGAAGCAAATAATTAAAGCTGTTAACTTTTATAGAAATATATGTGCTCATGAAGAAGTTTTATATTCCAAAAAAATTGGAGCACTTAAAGAAAAAAATTTCAAAAAATATTATGATAATAGTGTGTTGAATGAAATAAAAAAAGGTAGCCTCTTTGGTTTATTAGCAATGCTAAAACTAGTATTATCATTAGAAGATTTAAATCAACTTTTACTTAGTATTTATTTTCCTTTGGTAATTAATGATAAATTAGGTATCTTTGAAACAATATCAATTACTACTATTAAATTAAAAATGGGGTTTATTGAAGGTTGGGAATATAAAATATCGAATTTTATAGAAATGAATTCAGGATTACTAAAAATTTTTGAAGACAAAGAAGAATTTAAATAG
- a CDS encoding minor capsid protein has product MDFIDRVKDKINTISDLPIPLRKGYLSGNESLVVYPLPGGQVLKEYYDGIKDEQLNYEIAMKSQDGSKIEQVLWLISDYLEQIEDIHSLNESFEFSRLTITSKPFINEADEQGWFVFLLDFQVKLTTFKEEQQHD; this is encoded by the coding sequence ATGGATTTTATTGATCGAGTAAAAGATAAAATCAATACTATTTCAGACTTGCCGATTCCATTAAGAAAAGGCTATCTGTCAGGAAATGAAAGTTTAGTTGTTTATCCATTACCAGGGGGTCAGGTATTGAAAGAATACTACGATGGGATAAAGGATGAACAACTAAACTATGAAATTGCCATGAAGTCACAAGACGGTTCGAAGATTGAGCAAGTATTATGGCTTATTTCAGACTATTTAGAGCAAATTGAAGACATTCATAGCTTGAATGAATCTTTTGAATTCAGTCGATTAACTATAACGAGCAAACCATTCATCAATGAAGCGGATGAACAAGGTTGGTTCGTTTTTTTATTGGATTTTCAAGTGAAACTAACGACTTTTAAGGAGGAACAGCAACATGATTAA
- a CDS encoding holin, producing MDNILLATSIIGAIVVGVTQMIKQTAINNKWLPFLNVLFGLIIGISYALTIIHGEIATYAWAGILAGMSAGGFYDLPANGKSTL from the coding sequence ATGGATAATATCTTACTTGCGACATCGATTATTGGCGCAATCGTTGTAGGTGTAACACAAATGATTAAACAAACGGCAATCAATAATAAATGGTTGCCGTTTTTGAATGTTCTTTTTGGATTGATTATTGGTATTAGCTATGCACTGACGATCATTCATGGAGAAATAGCCACTTATGCCTGGGCAGGAATACTGGCAGGAATGTCTGCGGGTGGTTTTTATGATTTGCCGGCTAATGGAAAATCAACTTTATAA
- a CDS encoding SGNH/GDSL hydrolase family protein has translation MAEYRDPTAVTPTNPEYDKNQVNSTVAKYADFIRTKQKGLDTRESMARAIEITNIQSNFAEKLSYETSASQKELEKRVNTSIGQLTEDSEIIDSRTDANGVAQAVLSERLDADFKNLAFVRDQSYLLSVAFQKLRSKKEAIKIVVAGDSLTYGLDQTSADKRPALPDQPNQNSTRAGVTYPEKLQTIMDEIFPGLVTIEVRAIPGETAEAYQKRWTTSANADITIFCLGTNDATYGGMKAFQNTYRKLIQRENEWGAGVMVMLPPKQRTTVNLGLHTFRKAIVKLCDECDVPYLDLGIETSNLPANYYSDNIHFNTKGYSFLGAKVANFILSYGKLEVNQLSNGVLSVRDIDGLTVVSGANYAYDTSYPTPDETTSGKGVALIISPGGKVIYTFETLEDNVVSYPNSYLGKSNTAILKMSLDFGVLGQSTSTSTQFGSKQSSLTFDNSVTYTTPRNGNFYNIYYQTYYGAFITELGQVSSESEPVLVIPRKGMHSVTIQNTGTENIQFFGLEFMTRTQLMAQIRSHRTTGVWSKVVSANGEVETTTKITLKELFDSLQYDFSDQNAVYNPPVQVTVKTNNKGVAIYQLQLKAINGGGSNLVLSEQLFKASEKITDGELRVLNRANGATPFTFSADGLVLNWRYATTGLSTVTVQLG, from the coding sequence ATGGCAGAGTATAGAGATCCCACAGCGGTTACACCGACAAATCCTGAATATGATAAAAATCAAGTTAATTCGACGGTAGCTAAGTACGCCGATTTCATTCGTACGAAACAAAAAGGATTGGATACAAGAGAATCCATGGCACGAGCAATTGAAATCACGAATATTCAATCTAATTTTGCAGAGAAATTATCTTATGAAACTTCTGCTTCGCAGAAGGAACTAGAAAAGAGAGTCAACACTAGTATCGGGCAATTAACAGAAGATTCTGAGATAATTGATTCACGAACGGATGCAAACGGAGTCGCACAAGCAGTCTTGAGTGAGCGATTAGATGCTGATTTTAAGAATTTGGCTTTTGTACGTGACCAAAGTTATCTTTTGTCTGTTGCATTTCAAAAACTTAGAAGCAAAAAAGAAGCGATCAAGATTGTGGTGGCAGGGGACAGCTTGACATATGGTTTGGATCAAACAAGTGCAGACAAACGTCCTGCATTGCCTGATCAACCGAATCAAAATAGTACAAGGGCAGGAGTGACCTATCCGGAAAAGCTTCAAACAATTATGGATGAAATTTTTCCTGGTCTGGTTACAATCGAAGTAAGAGCAATTCCTGGAGAAACAGCAGAAGCCTATCAAAAAAGATGGACAACCAGTGCTAATGCAGATATCACGATTTTTTGTTTAGGAACTAATGATGCTACCTACGGTGGTATGAAAGCATTTCAAAATACCTATCGGAAACTTATACAACGTGAAAACGAATGGGGTGCTGGAGTGATGGTTATGTTACCGCCAAAACAACGCACAACAGTCAATCTAGGGCTACATACTTTCAGAAAAGCAATTGTAAAATTATGTGATGAATGCGATGTGCCATATCTTGACTTAGGAATCGAGACATCAAATTTACCTGCTAATTACTATTCAGATAATATCCATTTCAATACGAAGGGGTATTCTTTTTTAGGAGCTAAAGTAGCTAATTTTATCTTAAGTTATGGAAAATTAGAAGTGAATCAGTTATCGAATGGTGTTCTCTCTGTGCGAGATATTGATGGATTGACTGTAGTTTCAGGAGCTAACTATGCATATGATACTTCTTATCCAACGCCAGATGAAACAACTAGTGGAAAAGGGGTAGCTTTGATTATTTCACCTGGTGGAAAAGTTATTTATACATTTGAAACCTTAGAAGATAATGTAGTTTCCTATCCTAATTCTTATTTAGGAAAAAGTAATACAGCCATTTTGAAAATGAGTTTGGATTTTGGCGTTTTAGGACAAAGCACATCGACTTCCACTCAATTCGGTTCTAAACAAAGTAGTTTAACTTTTGATAATAGCGTGACTTATACAACTCCTAGAAATGGAAACTTTTATAATATCTATTATCAAACTTATTATGGGGCTTTTATCACAGAATTAGGGCAAGTTTCTAGTGAATCAGAACCAGTTTTAGTGATTCCAAGAAAGGGAATGCATAGTGTTACGATTCAAAATACTGGAACAGAAAATATTCAATTTTTTGGTTTGGAGTTTATGACGCGTACACAATTGATGGCGCAAATTAGAAGTCATCGAACAACTGGTGTATGGTCTAAAGTCGTTTCAGCAAATGGAGAGGTTGAAACAACAACGAAAATTACGTTAAAGGAATTATTTGATTCTTTACAGTATGACTTTTCCGATCAAAATGCAGTATATAATCCCCCTGTTCAAGTTACGGTTAAAACTAATAATAAAGGTGTCGCTATTTATCAATTACAATTAAAAGCGATAAATGGTGGAGGCTCAAATTTGGTCTTAAGCGAACAGCTATTTAAAGCAAGTGAAAAAATAACCGATGGAGAACTAAGAGTGTTAAATCGTGCAAATGGAGCAACTCCATTTACTTTTTCAGCAGACGGTTTAGTGTTAAATTGGCGATATGCGACTACAGGGTTATCTACTGTAACAGTACAATTAGGGTAG
- a CDS encoding tape measure protein produces the protein MSDGRVEIDVEVNGKGVKVLNKNLDQLEGKSRSASATIKNLAVSMGLVKVASAAFNTVKNSLDGAISRFDTMQKFPRVMKTFGYSAEDSSKSIKKLSDGIEGLPTTLDDIVSSTQQLTITTGSLEKGTDLALAFNNAMIGFGASSEESSNALRQFNQSLGTGKIQGEEFNSIAEAAPGIMNKMAEAFGYGSNGVAQFKSDLSAGKITAQQFADKMIEMNNGVGGFAEMAKASSGGIATSFQNVRNAVVKNMANVIEAIDKAATNTGLGSISQNLDRVKGAINNAFGDKDAMIEDFSKAFKAFFTKDLTKTVETSVKSVKSAISSIGSAFSNVSGGMSAWITTASKVFSSLVNVITACANIVKKFMNSFADTGALQSVKNAIESISAAFREVTDSVGDASIWSTLGTVVGKVVDVIAKAVDGIAKFIAKLDPSIISGFTNVLIGTLVGFSAVKTGMKGLDFIKSFNPFNLFKKNVEQGMNGAVKGVSRSKSTMTNVFTGLSNVIKSSGNAIKASATGIGTGIKTALTGVATAAKGIGAGLAATFKGIGAAMKLAGPANILALGSSVGIAAVAIGAGIGIINASLALLATQSEGVSMIISALSQGFSLVASTLIGSFVQAVSLVATTVINALAEAFVKVASVLPQVTMALSNLSPLVVAVGIAIGAMAPAIEAVGIAIGATAPAIDALGNAIAKILSTLPPIISALGTAISQIATAITPIIQIIADAFVRLGQVVADAIVRIVQALAPFAPAIQAMVEAVAPVISQIVQAFQTLITEIRPIIDSITNLIKELGTQISSILDNIGGVIEKFGGVIKSVFDGASGVIDSFCNAVHNILSGISGIFDSIGNSALNAGKGVKQMAQGIKILVDLKLGDLAATLAATATGLAAIAGSGIATAGPGMQQAGMGLTMIANAGQAANITLQTLPNVITQFSNSINALPAQMIQVSSSFASFASGAVTGLSGLSGANIYISAFRTQLMTIPPTLMSVSVSFNAFSTKILSINSALSAVQGAIALFNARVMSISAAVNNAGNSFRLLTSSAAMMSAALNRVSSAATNTGTNITSMTSNVSNQIRTMATTTNVLAMAFSTMSSRVSSIMRTMVSQISKTFTSMGNQITKVFAQINQRVASDGMKMARTALNVGKMTSNNMATGIRSGNSQVRSASSQLVNSAVNLARSGAGSMRAVGYMIGAGLAQGMRSALGSVTAAANALVAQAERAARAKAKIHSPSRLFRDNVGRYIPEGIAVGITRGSQSVDKAMARIYDGLMKPIQPETALATGRIGLAHSGNQIINNTYHQNEGIDLKALARVLNARPLNVQAVVDPNQVNRRLTPYNAATVAERTIFAERGMVNDARWQ, from the coding sequence ATGAGTGATGGAAGAGTTGAGATTGATGTTGAAGTTAATGGTAAAGGTGTAAAAGTCTTGAATAAAAATCTCGATCAACTCGAAGGAAAAAGTAGGAGTGCTAGCGCTACCATCAAAAATTTAGCGGTATCTATGGGGCTAGTGAAAGTAGCCTCTGCGGCTTTTAATACTGTAAAGAATTCACTTGATGGTGCTATTAGTCGCTTTGATACTATGCAAAAATTCCCTCGAGTAATGAAGACTTTTGGGTATAGCGCGGAGGATTCTAGTAAATCTATAAAAAAATTATCTGACGGAATTGAAGGTTTGCCTACAACGTTAGATGACATTGTTTCTAGTACTCAACAGCTAACTATTACGACTGGCAGTCTAGAAAAAGGAACGGATTTAGCTTTAGCATTCAATAATGCCATGATTGGATTTGGTGCTTCTAGTGAAGAATCTAGCAATGCCTTACGACAGTTCAATCAATCTCTTGGTACTGGGAAGATTCAAGGTGAGGAATTTAATTCTATTGCTGAAGCTGCACCAGGGATTATGAATAAAATGGCTGAAGCTTTTGGATATGGTTCTAATGGAGTTGCTCAATTCAAAAGCGACTTGTCTGCTGGAAAAATTACTGCTCAACAATTTGCAGACAAGATGATTGAAATGAACAATGGCGTTGGTGGATTTGCAGAGATGGCAAAAGCTTCTTCTGGTGGGATTGCCACAAGTTTTCAAAATGTTCGAAACGCCGTAGTAAAAAATATGGCGAATGTTATTGAAGCTATCGACAAGGCAGCAACTAATACGGGGTTAGGCTCTATTTCTCAAAATCTCGACAGGGTAAAAGGAGCTATCAACAACGCTTTTGGTGACAAGGACGCCATGATAGAAGATTTCAGTAAAGCTTTCAAAGCTTTTTTTACTAAAGACTTGACTAAAACAGTCGAAACTTCTGTCAAAAGCGTAAAAAGTGCAATAAGTTCAATTGGCTCAGCTTTTTCAAACGTATCTGGAGGCATGAGTGCGTGGATCACGACGGCAAGCAAGGTTTTTAGTAGTTTAGTCAACGTGATCACAGCCTGTGCAAATATTGTGAAAAAATTCATGAATTCATTTGCGGACACCGGAGCGTTGCAAAGTGTAAAAAACGCGATTGAAAGTATTAGCGCAGCATTTCGAGAAGTCACAGATTCTGTCGGCGACGCTTCTATCTGGTCGACGTTGGGAACAGTTGTCGGTAAAGTGGTCGATGTAATTGCTAAGGCTGTAGATGGTATAGCCAAATTTATAGCTAAGCTAGATCCAAGTATCATAAGTGGATTTACAAATGTTTTAATTGGAACTTTAGTAGGTTTTTCAGCAGTAAAAACAGGGATGAAAGGATTAGATTTTATAAAATCTTTCAATCCGTTTAACTTGTTCAAAAAGAACGTTGAACAAGGAATGAACGGAGCTGTAAAAGGTGTTAGCCGTTCAAAGAGTACGATGACTAATGTTTTCACTGGTCTCTCTAATGTAATAAAGTCTTCTGGAAACGCCATTAAAGCAAGTGCAACAGGTATAGGAACAGGTATAAAAACAGCTCTTACTGGAGTAGCAACTGCTGCAAAAGGCATAGGTGCTGGATTAGCAGCTACTTTTAAAGGGATAGGTGCGGCAATGAAATTAGCTGGTCCTGCTAATATTTTAGCACTTGGTTCTTCTGTTGGGATAGCTGCTGTAGCTATTGGAGCTGGTATCGGCATTATTAACGCTTCGTTGGCATTACTAGCTACTCAAAGTGAAGGTGTGTCGATGATTATTTCTGCTTTATCTCAAGGGTTTTCGCTGGTTGCTTCGACACTTATCGGTTCATTTGTTCAAGCTGTATCTTTAGTTGCTACGACTGTTATTAATGCTCTTGCCGAGGCTTTTGTGAAAGTTGCTAGTGTACTACCCCAGGTAACGATGGCACTCAGTAATTTGTCTCCTTTAGTAGTTGCTGTTGGCATTGCGATTGGTGCGATGGCACCCGCAATAGAAGCTGTAGGAATTGCTATAGGTGCAACTGCTCCAGCTATTGATGCTCTTGGAAATGCTATTGCAAAAATTTTAAGTACTTTGCCTCCAATCATATCTGCTTTAGGAACAGCTATCTCACAAATAGCAACAGCAATCACTCCAATTATTCAAATTATAGCTGATGCATTTGTTCGTCTTGGTCAAGTAGTAGCGGATGCAATCGTCCGAATAGTACAAGCATTAGCGCCATTTGCTCCGGCTATACAAGCAATGGTTGAGGCTGTAGCACCAGTTATTTCTCAAATCGTTCAAGCGTTCCAAACTCTAATTACTGAAATTAGACCGATAATCGACTCTATAACCAATTTGATTAAAGAGTTAGGTACACAAATATCAAGTATTTTAGATAATATTGGAGGAGTTATTGAAAAATTTGGCGGAGTTATCAAAAGTGTTTTTGATGGAGCTTCTGGCGTTATAGATAGCTTTTGTAATGCTGTTCATAATATTCTTAGTGGGATTTCTGGTATTTTTGATTCAATTGGGAACTCTGCTTTGAATGCCGGAAAAGGCGTTAAACAAATGGCGCAAGGAATTAAAATACTTGTTGATTTAAAACTTGGTGATTTGGCAGCTACATTGGCGGCAACTGCAACTGGTTTGGCAGCTATTGCTGGTTCAGGAATCGCAACAGCGGGACCAGGAATGCAACAAGCAGGAATGGGATTGACGATGATTGCAAATGCCGGACAGGCTGCGAATATTACTTTGCAGACACTTCCTAATGTAATCACGCAATTCTCGAATAGTATCAATGCATTACCAGCGCAAATGATACAAGTTTCTAGTAGCTTTGCTAGTTTTGCTTCAGGGGCGGTTACTGGCTTATCGGGTTTATCAGGGGCAAATATCTATATATCAGCTTTTAGAACCCAACTAATGACGATTCCTCCTACACTTATGTCGGTTAGTGTTTCGTTTAATGCTTTTAGCACGAAAATATTGTCAATTAATTCGGCATTGAGTGCTGTACAAGGTGCGATTGCTTTATTCAATGCTAGGGTCATGAGTATTTCGGCAGCAGTGAATAACGCAGGTAACTCGTTTAGATTATTGACTAGTTCCGCAGCTATGATGTCAGCGGCGTTGAATAGAGTGAGTTCCGCAGCAACCAATACAGGAACTAACATTACAAGCATGACTTCTAATGTTAGTAATCAAATCAGAACAATGGCGACAACAACTAATGTTTTGGCTATGGCTTTTTCAACGATGTCTTCAAGGGTTTCGTCAATTATGAGAACAATGGTTTCTCAAATTTCAAAAACATTTACAAGTATGGGCAATCAAATTACGAAAGTATTTGCTCAAATTAATCAAAGAGTAGCCAGTGATGGCATGAAAATGGCGAGAACCGCTTTAAATGTTGGAAAAATGACAAGTAATAATATGGCTACGGGAATTCGCAGTGGAAATAGTCAAGTTCGGAGTGCTTCTAGTCAACTTGTGAATAGCGCTGTAAATCTTGCGCGATCGGGAGCTGGGTCAATGAGAGCAGTAGGATATATGATCGGTGCGGGGTTAGCGCAAGGTATGCGTTCTGCGCTAGGGTCAGTTACTGCAGCTGCTAATGCATTAGTAGCACAAGCGGAACGAGCTGCAAGAGCAAAAGCGAAGATTCATTCGCCTTCTCGTTTATTCCGTGATAATGTCGGTCGCTATATTCCTGAAGGAATTGCCGTAGGTATTACTAGAGGTTCGCAATCAGTTGATAAGGCAATGGCTAGGATTTATGATGGACTGATGAAACCAATTCAACCAGAAACAGCCCTTGCAACTGGACGAATTGGTCTTGCACATTCAGGAAATCAAATTATTAATAATACCTATCATCAAAATGAAGGTATAGATTTGAAAGCTTTGGCTAGAGTATTAAATGCCCGCCCACTGAATGTCCAAGCGGTAGTTGATCCAAATCAAGTCAATCGTCGACTAACGCCTTATAATGCTGCGACAGTCGCAGAAAGAACCATTTTTGCAGAAAGGGGGATGGTAAACGATGCGCGATGGCAATAA
- a CDS encoding phage tail tube protein codes for MIKMNLQYFGRKKNALREHYIAEYTPGEETAPEEGEKWLPLAKFISSIGDDTDEETDDTGFYDGDGTPETTVTSVSGAYSPEGFYDPEDKAQALIASKKYKIGDERKIWHKVVQTNGDTVVGRATLTDIVAGAGDATEYEEFSCKITFDTLPKTTPKG; via the coding sequence ATGATTAAAATGAATTTACAATATTTTGGTCGCAAGAAAAATGCATTAAGGGAACATTATATTGCGGAGTATACACCAGGAGAAGAAACAGCACCAGAAGAAGGAGAAAAGTGGTTACCATTAGCTAAATTTATTAGTTCAATTGGTGATGACACTGACGAAGAAACAGACGATACAGGGTTTTATGACGGAGACGGCACCCCCGAAACAACTGTAACTTCTGTTTCAGGAGCGTATAGTCCGGAAGGGTTCTATGATCCAGAAGACAAAGCACAAGCGTTGATAGCATCTAAAAAATATAAAATCGGCGATGAACGAAAAATTTGGCATAAGGTCGTCCAAACTAACGGTGACACAGTTGTGGGACGAGCTACATTAACGGATATTGTCGCAGGTGCTGGTGATGCAACGGAATACGAAGAATTTAGTTGCAAAATTACCTTTGATACGTTACCAAAAACTACCCCAAAAGGCTAA
- a CDS encoding phage tail domain-containing protein codes for MRDGNNRYKYGITFNGKHSTDFGLDVLDEKEFELPEKEKILVDLPHSNLVYDFSEVYGDQNYSERTITFPFLIIDREEMTKEALYRLWTKVVNWLMQPTTKTKLIDDVMLDYYYLAEVQEAPTFEEAVRFGTLTVKFQCYPFRISESLESNDNWDEFDLEDGFAQTTSYTIDGFRVLKYVNAGIGVVTPTVTARGIFTIQKDGQTFKIYSGTGTSDALVLKNGENILYVTGTGTLTIDFRKEII; via the coding sequence ATGCGCGATGGCAATAACCGCTATAAGTATGGCATTACATTTAACGGTAAACATAGCACCGATTTTGGTTTAGATGTTTTGGACGAAAAAGAGTTCGAGCTTCCTGAAAAAGAAAAAATACTCGTTGATCTTCCCCATTCTAATTTGGTTTATGATTTTTCTGAAGTTTATGGCGATCAAAACTATTCGGAAAGAACGATTACTTTTCCCTTTTTGATCATTGATCGTGAAGAAATGACGAAAGAAGCGTTATATCGTTTATGGACAAAAGTTGTTAATTGGCTGATGCAACCAACAACGAAAACAAAACTAATCGATGATGTGATGCTAGATTATTATTACTTGGCAGAGGTTCAAGAAGCGCCTACTTTTGAAGAAGCTGTTCGTTTCGGTACTTTAACTGTAAAATTTCAATGCTATCCTTTTCGAATCAGTGAATCTTTAGAATCCAATGATAACTGGGATGAATTTGATTTGGAAGATGGCTTTGCACAAACAACCTCTTATACGATTGACGGATTTCGTGTGTTGAAATATGTGAATGCTGGGATTGGTGTTGTCACTCCCACAGTGACTGCGCGTGGAATTTTTACCATCCAAAAAGATGGACAGACGTTCAAAATCTATTCAGGAACTGGTACTTCAGATGCCTTAGTTTTGAAAAATGGCGAGAATATACTTTATGTGACAGGAACAGGAACGTTGACAATTGATTTCAGAAAGGAGATTATCTAA